The Bryobacteraceae bacterium genome includes a window with the following:
- a CDS encoding heat-shock protein Hsp20, with translation MANIARRTDTTLDPFFASPLALFEDMVNRFFNEPVSARPWYPAVDIAENENEIILTADIPGVKMEDIEVKVENGTLSISGSREFQKQEQKGGYHRIERSYGSFHRAFTLPESVDTDKVEANYEDGVLKVVLPKKEVAKPKTVKISLKK, from the coding sequence ATGGCAAACATCGCTCGTCGGACCGATACCACGCTCGATCCCTTCTTCGCCAGCCCTCTGGCCCTGTTCGAGGACATGGTGAACCGCTTCTTCAACGAGCCGGTCTCGGCCCGTCCCTGGTATCCTGCCGTGGATATCGCGGAGAACGAGAATGAGATCATCCTCACCGCCGACATCCCGGGCGTGAAGATGGAGGACATCGAGGTCAAGGTCGAGAACGGCACCCTGTCCATCAGCGGCTCCCGCGAGTTCCAGAAGCAGGAGCAGAAGGGCGGCTATCACCGGATCGAGCGCAGCTATGGCTCCTTCCATCGCGCCTTCACGCTGCCCGAGTCGGTCGACACCGACAAGGTGGAGGCCAACTATGAGGACGGCGTGCTGAAGGTCGTGCTGCCCAAGAAGGAAGTGGCCAAGCCGAAGACGGTGAAGATCTCTCTGAAGAAATAA
- the metK gene encoding S-adenosylmethionine synthase, protein MPDSRRHIFTSESVTEGHPDKIADQISDAVLDEIYKSDPAARVACETLVTTGTVIVAGEITTTNLQFFKDLPDLVRGVVRDIGFTNSEYGFDYKSCAVINLIHGQSPHIAMGVDTGGAGDQGMMFGYACDETEELMPMPIMLAHRLVRRLSEARRSGEVKHLRPDGKSQVSIEYVNGRPVRVDAVVVSTQHDPHPTKPNTMPDGLVEEIREKIIKAVVPAGMLDAKTKIHINPTGCFEVGGPHGDTGLTGRKIIVDTYGGMGRHGGGAFSGKDPTKVDRSACYMARYIAKNIVAAGLATRCEVQLAYAIGVADPVSVLVNTFGTGIIDEERLTELVRAHFPLTPRGIIEHLKLRRPIYRPTAAFGHFGRKEETFTWEAVDKAAALREDARVASAAS, encoded by the coding sequence TTGCCTGATTCGCGACGTCACATCTTTACCTCGGAGTCTGTCACCGAGGGCCACCCCGACAAGATCGCCGACCAGATCAGCGACGCCGTTCTCGACGAGATTTACAAGAGCGACCCCGCCGCCCGCGTCGCCTGCGAGACGCTCGTCACCACCGGCACGGTCATCGTCGCCGGCGAGATCACCACGACCAATCTTCAGTTCTTCAAGGACCTCCCGGATCTGGTTCGCGGCGTTGTCAGGGACATCGGCTTCACCAACTCGGAGTACGGCTTTGATTACAAGTCCTGCGCCGTGATCAACCTCATCCATGGCCAGTCGCCGCACATCGCCATGGGCGTCGACACCGGCGGCGCGGGCGACCAGGGCATGATGTTCGGCTACGCCTGCGACGAGACGGAAGAGCTGATGCCGATGCCCATCATGCTCGCCCACCGCCTGGTCCGCCGCCTGTCGGAAGCCCGCCGGAGCGGCGAGGTCAAGCATCTCCGCCCCGACGGGAAGAGCCAGGTCAGCATCGAGTATGTGAATGGCCGCCCGGTGCGCGTCGACGCCGTGGTCGTCTCCACCCAGCACGATCCGCACCCCACGAAACCCAACACCATGCCTGACGGGCTCGTGGAGGAGATCCGCGAGAAGATCATCAAGGCCGTCGTGCCGGCCGGCATGCTCGACGCGAAGACGAAGATCCACATCAACCCCACCGGCTGCTTTGAAGTCGGCGGTCCTCACGGCGACACCGGCCTCACCGGCCGCAAGATCATCGTGGACACTTACGGCGGCATGGGCCGTCACGGCGGCGGCGCCTTCTCGGGCAAGGACCCCACAAAGGTCGACCGCTCGGCCTGCTACATGGCCCGCTACATCGCCAAGAACATCGTGGCCGCCGGCCTGGCGACGCGGTGCGAAGTGCAGCTGGCCTACGCCATCGGCGTGGCCGACCCGGTGAGCGTGCTCGTCAACACCTTCGGCACGGGCATCATCGACGAGGAGCGCCTGACCGAACTCGTGCGCGCCCACTTCCCGCTCACGCCGCGCGGCATCATCGAGCACCTGAAGCTCCGCCGCCCCATCTACCGTCCCACCGCCGCCTTCGGCCACTTCGGCCGGAAGGAAGAGACGTTCACGTGGGAGGCCGTCGACAAGGCGGCCGCTCTCCGCGAAGATGCCCGCGTGGCATCCGCCGCAAGCTGA
- the tig gene encoding trigger factor produces the protein MALIEGCKHSIEVTIPAEAMAAEIEKVTENIRAKARIQGFRPGKAPASIIRSRYAQEIRQEALENLVPKFLEEACQREKLRVVSRPSIKDLHFHEGEAVHFRAEFEVAPEFELKEVRGLQVAYAEPVVTDEEVEKRLNQIRESRAEFVNLDPRPVEDGDHCLVSLETISGIEGEPMRQDDLNIEVGGKDTFPAFSDALRGAVPGDEREAEVAYPEDYAVDRLAGRTVRFRITLKQIRKKELPELNDDFARDLGDFQSIGEVREEIRKAIFREKDYEAQVKAKNDLVDQIVAMHDFPVPEAYIDDRIEHMLDGQLRSMQAQGVDVSKIRIDWQKLRQNQYEQAKHDVKAALLLGKIASSENIHATEEEIDAEVQRIARQRREPVAAVRLKLEKEGGIQTIVNRIITDKTLKFLFDHAVKVPPPPAQSE, from the coding sequence TTGGCCCTCATTGAAGGTTGCAAGCACTCCATCGAAGTCACCATCCCCGCCGAGGCGATGGCGGCTGAAATCGAAAAAGTCACCGAGAACATCCGCGCCAAGGCCCGCATTCAGGGCTTCCGCCCCGGCAAGGCGCCCGCCAGCATCATCCGTTCGCGCTATGCGCAGGAGATCCGCCAGGAGGCGCTCGAAAATCTCGTTCCCAAGTTTCTCGAGGAGGCCTGCCAGCGCGAAAAACTCCGCGTCGTCAGCCGGCCCTCGATCAAGGACCTGCACTTCCACGAGGGCGAGGCCGTCCATTTCAGGGCCGAATTCGAGGTCGCCCCGGAATTCGAGCTGAAGGAAGTCCGCGGACTCCAGGTCGCCTACGCCGAACCGGTCGTCACGGACGAAGAGGTCGAAAAGCGCCTCAACCAGATCCGCGAATCCCGCGCCGAGTTCGTCAATCTCGATCCCCGCCCCGTCGAGGATGGCGATCACTGCCTCGTCTCGCTGGAAACCATCTCCGGCATCGAAGGCGAGCCCATGCGCCAGGACGACCTCAACATTGAAGTCGGCGGCAAGGACACCTTCCCCGCTTTCTCCGACGCTCTCCGCGGCGCCGTCCCCGGCGACGAGCGGGAGGCGGAGGTCGCCTACCCCGAGGATTACGCCGTCGACCGCCTCGCCGGGCGCACCGTCCGCTTCCGCATCACTCTGAAGCAGATCCGGAAGAAGGAGCTGCCCGAGCTCAACGACGACTTCGCCCGCGACCTCGGCGACTTCCAGTCCATCGGCGAAGTCCGCGAGGAGATCCGCAAGGCCATCTTCCGCGAGAAGGACTACGAAGCCCAGGTCAAGGCCAAGAATGATCTCGTCGATCAGATCGTGGCCATGCACGATTTCCCCGTGCCCGAAGCCTACATCGACGACCGCATCGAACACATGCTCGACGGGCAGCTCCGCTCGATGCAGGCGCAGGGCGTCGACGTGAGCAAGATCCGCATCGACTGGCAGAAGCTCCGCCAGAACCAGTACGAGCAGGCCAAACACGACGTCAAGGCTGCGCTTCTGCTCGGCAAGATCGCCTCGAGCGAGAACATTCACGCTACGGAAGAAGAGATCGACGCCGAAGTCCAGCGCATCGCCCGCCAGCGCCGCGAGCCTGTCGCGGCCGTCCGGCTGAAGCTCGAAAAAGAGGGCGGCATCCAGACGATCGTCAACCGCATCATCACCGACAAGACGCTCAAGTTCCTGTTCGATCACGCCGTCAAGGTCCCGCCCCCGCCAGCCCAGAGCGAATGA
- a CDS encoding putative phosphosugar isomerase — translation MIDAARKLLLCEARSIERASARLGAEFEKAVHLLADSSGKIVTAGMGKSGAAARKLAATLCATGSPAVFLHPAEAEHGDFGLLEPGDVLVLVSKSGTTPELLRLAARARDLGAARIGICGRLDTELARLCDVALDASVEEEGDPYDLIPASSAIVATALGDALAIALAALRRFSPEEFRQLHPGGQLGRNLRLRVRDAMHSGEEVPWVRPEDSLREVVIAMTQKPLGAACVLHGNGRLAGLITDGDLRRALERYDDIRSLAAADVMTRSPITISPEASLREALVLMERRPRQLSVLPVVAPDGLALGLLRLHDIYQASEATV, via the coding sequence ATGATCGACGCCGCGCGCAAGCTTCTCCTCTGCGAAGCCCGCTCCATCGAGCGGGCTTCCGCGCGCCTGGGCGCGGAATTCGAGAAAGCCGTTCATCTGCTCGCCGATTCCTCCGGCAAAATCGTCACTGCCGGCATGGGCAAGAGCGGCGCCGCCGCCCGCAAGCTCGCCGCGACGCTCTGCGCCACCGGCTCGCCGGCCGTCTTCCTCCATCCGGCCGAAGCCGAGCACGGCGACTTCGGACTGCTCGAGCCCGGCGACGTTCTGGTGCTTGTCTCCAAGAGCGGAACGACGCCCGAGCTGCTCCGGCTCGCCGCCCGCGCGCGCGATCTCGGCGCCGCGCGGATCGGCATCTGCGGCCGCCTCGACACCGAGCTCGCCCGGCTCTGCGATGTCGCGCTGGATGCCTCCGTGGAAGAAGAAGGCGACCCCTACGACCTGATCCCCGCCTCCAGCGCCATCGTCGCCACAGCCTTGGGGGATGCTCTCGCCATCGCTCTGGCCGCCCTGCGCCGTTTCAGTCCCGAGGAGTTCCGCCAGCTGCACCCGGGCGGACAGCTGGGCCGCAACCTGCGCCTGCGCGTGCGCGACGCGATGCACTCGGGCGAAGAAGTTCCCTGGGTCCGCCCCGAAGACTCCCTGCGCGAGGTGGTCATCGCCATGACGCAGAAACCGCTCGGCGCCGCATGCGTGCTGCACGGCAATGGCCGGCTGGCCGGACTCATCACCGACGGCGACCTGCGCCGCGCCCTGGAGCGCTACGACGACATCCGCTCGCTCGCTGCCGCCGATGTCATGACCCGCTCGCCGATCACCATTTCACCCGAAGCCTCGCTCCGCGAAGCCCTTGTCCTGATGGAACGCCGCCCCCGCCAGCTGAGCGTCCTGCCCGTCGTCGCGCCCGATGGCCTCGCCCTCGGGCTCCTCCGCCTGCACGACATCTACCAGGCGTCTGAAGCAACGGTCTGA
- a CDS encoding glucokinase — translation MRVVAGVDLGGNAVNYTFLAADEKFLIESLCEYPSRSKEGPAVCLQQIIDGLQVALRQAGIAMEDVAVVGLDTPGPASADGVLSARGSTNFVHPDWAGFDIRAGLEARVGRPVIYLNDGNAGALWGHFNLFGSHSSATSVSAIIGTGLGGGVIVGQTVIKGRKGFGGELGHVLIPYQSIPFLEGIRPRCNCGRTGDLESLCSLTAIEVNYLPYFQSRYPDHELYRMGDLHKAAKLVRGMAEKGDPLCREIFRGQAHALGLFFDEMVNTFDPDALIVGGGAIETGPEFQQWFLQEIRAGMPEQREEQADIPIRIMPNGDTAGARGAAIEALRIAREQGLL, via the coding sequence ATGCGAGTCGTTGCGGGAGTCGATCTCGGCGGCAATGCCGTCAACTACACCTTCCTCGCTGCGGATGAGAAGTTTCTCATCGAGTCCCTGTGCGAGTACCCGTCCCGTTCGAAGGAAGGACCCGCAGTCTGTCTGCAGCAGATCATCGACGGACTGCAGGTCGCTCTCCGGCAGGCCGGTATCGCGATGGAGGACGTCGCGGTGGTGGGGCTCGACACGCCCGGGCCGGCCAGCGCCGACGGGGTTCTGAGCGCGCGCGGCTCGACGAATTTCGTCCATCCGGATTGGGCTGGTTTCGATATCCGGGCTGGGCTCGAGGCCAGGGTTGGCCGCCCCGTCATTTACCTCAACGATGGCAACGCCGGCGCTCTCTGGGGTCACTTCAACCTCTTCGGCAGCCACTCCTCCGCCACGTCCGTCTCCGCCATCATCGGCACCGGGCTCGGAGGTGGCGTCATTGTCGGCCAGACGGTCATCAAGGGCCGCAAGGGTTTCGGCGGCGAGCTCGGCCATGTTCTCATCCCCTACCAGAGCATCCCGTTCCTCGAGGGCATCCGGCCCCGCTGCAATTGCGGACGCACGGGCGATCTCGAGTCGCTCTGTTCGCTCACTGCCATCGAGGTCAACTACCTGCCGTATTTCCAGTCCCGCTATCCCGATCACGAGCTGTACCGCATGGGCGACCTGCACAAGGCCGCCAAGCTCGTCAGGGGCATGGCCGAAAAAGGCGATCCTCTCTGCCGCGAGATCTTCCGGGGCCAGGCCCACGCCCTCGGACTCTTCTTCGACGAGATGGTGAACACATTCGATCCCGACGCCCTGATCGTCGGCGGCGGCGCCATCGAAACGGGGCCGGAGTTCCAGCAGTGGTTCCTTCAGGAAATCCGCGCCGGCATGCCCGAGCAGCGCGAGGAACAGGCCGACATCCCCATCCGCATCATGCCCAACGGCGATACCGCCGGCGCCCGCGGCGCCGCCATCGAGGCTCTTCGCATCGCCCGCGAACAAGGGTTGCTCTGA
- a CDS encoding glycosyl transferase family 1: protein MQQNLLKMKQKHFLLLLLRPSLSRPDFCSVIPSQYWESPVCSGISRLEDMSLTPMPAVPPGAEPVGPASPRRPIRLLLIAYAFPPVGGIMVMRALSLAKYLPSCGFQVHVLSAANAAAPLRDPGLLAHVPPSVSLHHAFTPELPFHFRKKLWNLVARPKPAPPSRQSESGAPSESFIANLARRIFSPDPQVVWVPFALRAARRIIRRHQIQAVLVTAPPFSVFLIGNALKTSFPHLRLISDFRDEWLRFYLTDFDFLRSSYTRRRAERIEADTVALSDLVVAVTESSLREIRSRYPGQPDEKFALVHNGYDPEVLQPVFENQPPPPPGPRSRVIITHLGTAYRTASPAFFLDAIESLPEEIRSRIEIRFIGRISETEEQLLAARGSSVRILGFLPQQQALARLSETDYLLLTMTNEFSLPGKLFEYLASGKPIIALSPENGEVARLIAETGAGWCVPHDQPEAIRRVVAEAVRLALGNNIPFRPRRDVISRFERPRLVASYASLIRERLFPDDLNWG, encoded by the coding sequence ATGCAACAGAACTTGCTCAAAATGAAGCAGAAACATTTTCTGCTTCTCCTGTTACGGCCGTCTCTCTCCCGCCCGGACTTTTGCTCCGTGATACCCTCTCAATATTGGGAATCGCCGGTTTGCTCCGGCATCTCCCGCCTGGAGGACATGTCCCTTACCCCCATGCCGGCCGTTCCGCCCGGCGCGGAGCCAGTCGGCCCTGCCAGCCCTCGCCGCCCCATCCGTCTCCTCCTCATCGCCTACGCCTTCCCGCCTGTCGGCGGCATCATGGTGATGCGCGCCCTCAGTCTCGCCAAATACCTGCCGTCCTGCGGCTTCCAGGTCCACGTCCTCTCCGCTGCCAACGCCGCCGCGCCTCTCCGCGATCCGGGTCTTCTCGCCCACGTCCCTCCGTCCGTCTCGCTCCATCACGCCTTCACTCCGGAGTTGCCCTTCCACTTCCGCAAGAAGCTCTGGAATCTCGTCGCCCGCCCGAAGCCCGCCCCGCCCTCCCGGCAATCCGAATCCGGCGCCCCTTCTGAGTCCTTCATCGCCAACCTTGCCCGCCGCATCTTCTCCCCCGATCCCCAGGTCGTCTGGGTTCCCTTCGCCCTCCGCGCCGCTCGCCGCATCATCCGCCGCCATCAGATCCAGGCGGTTCTCGTTACCGCGCCCCCGTTCTCCGTCTTCCTCATCGGAAACGCCCTCAAGACCTCTTTCCCCCATCTCCGCCTGATCAGCGACTTCCGCGACGAGTGGCTCCGCTTCTACCTCACCGACTTCGATTTCCTCCGCAGCAGCTACACCCGCCGCCGTGCAGAGCGCATCGAAGCCGATACCGTCGCCCTTTCCGATCTCGTCGTCGCCGTCACGGAATCCTCCCTCCGCGAAATCCGCTCCCGCTACCCCGGACAGCCGGATGAAAAGTTCGCCCTCGTGCACAACGGCTACGATCCAGAAGTCCTCCAGCCTGTCTTCGAAAACCAGCCCCCTCCTCCCCCCGGTCCCAGATCCAGGGTCATCATCACCCACCTCGGAACCGCCTACCGCACAGCCTCGCCCGCTTTCTTCCTCGATGCCATCGAATCTCTGCCCGAGGAAATCCGTTCCCGCATCGAGATCCGTTTCATCGGGCGCATCTCGGAAACCGAAGAGCAGCTCCTCGCCGCCCGCGGCTCTTCCGTCCGCATTCTCGGCTTTCTCCCCCAGCAGCAGGCGTTGGCCCGCCTCTCGGAAACCGACTATCTGCTGCTCACCATGACCAACGAATTCAGCCTCCCCGGCAAACTCTTCGAGTACCTCGCCTCCGGCAAGCCCATCATCGCCCTCTCTCCCGAGAACGGCGAAGTCGCCCGCCTCATCGCCGAGACCGGTGCCGGCTGGTGCGTCCCTCACGATCAGCCGGAGGCGATCCGCCGCGTCGTCGCTGAAGCCGTGCGCCTCGCTCTCGGCAACAACATCCCCTTCCGCCCCCGCCGCGATGTCATCTCGCGCTTCGAGCGCCCCAGGCTCGTCGCCTCCTACGCCAGCCTGATCCGCGAACGCCTTTTCCCCGATGACTTAAACTGGGGATGA
- a CDS encoding UDP-N-acetyl-D-glucosamine dehydrogenase, whose translation MTQHNSDASHRELLLEKIRSRQARVGVIGLGYVGLPLAVEFAKAGFHVTGIDISSRKVDQINTGVSYVQDIPSSDVRHLVDKGLLHATTEFSAVSRLDTVNIAVPTPLRKTKDPDMSFVVSAAQAVARHIHPGLLVILESTTYPGTTEELLLPMFESSGLKAGRDFFLCFSPERVDPGNPKFQTRNIPKVVGGITPACTEVGAAFYSMALETVVPVSNTVVAEMVKLLENTFRMINIGLVNELAVMCHRMNINVWEVIDAAATKPFGFMPFYPGPGLGGHCIPIDPFYLSWKSKQAGIEARFIELAGHINGDMPRYVVSRLQDVLNDHCKPLRNSRIHVLGVAYKRDIDDVRESPALDVIHLLSERGAVVSYSDPYVPELRLDSVALQAQPLDAAASCDCAVILTDHRAFDYDALVRTAPLIFDTRNALRGRAEPHIIRL comes from the coding sequence ATGACGCAACACAACTCTGACGCCTCCCATCGCGAACTCCTGCTTGAAAAAATCCGCTCCCGCCAGGCCCGTGTCGGAGTCATCGGCCTCGGTTACGTCGGACTCCCCCTCGCCGTCGAGTTCGCCAAAGCCGGCTTCCACGTCACCGGCATCGACATCTCCTCCCGCAAAGTCGATCAGATCAACACTGGCGTCAGCTACGTCCAGGACATCCCCTCCTCCGACGTCCGCCATCTCGTGGACAAAGGGCTCCTGCACGCCACCACCGAGTTCTCCGCCGTCAGCAGGCTCGACACGGTCAACATCGCCGTCCCCACGCCCCTCCGCAAGACCAAAGACCCCGACATGAGCTTTGTGGTCTCCGCGGCTCAGGCCGTCGCCCGGCACATCCACCCGGGACTCCTCGTCATCCTCGAATCCACCACCTACCCCGGCACCACCGAGGAACTCCTGCTGCCCATGTTCGAGTCTTCGGGCCTGAAAGCCGGCCGCGACTTCTTCCTCTGTTTCTCCCCGGAACGCGTCGACCCCGGCAATCCGAAATTCCAGACCCGCAACATCCCCAAGGTCGTCGGCGGCATCACCCCCGCCTGCACCGAAGTCGGCGCGGCCTTCTACTCGATGGCCCTCGAGACCGTCGTCCCGGTCAGCAATACCGTCGTCGCCGAGATGGTCAAGCTCCTTGAGAACACCTTCCGCATGATCAACATCGGCCTGGTCAATGAGCTTGCCGTCATGTGCCACCGCATGAACATCAACGTCTGGGAGGTCATCGACGCAGCCGCCACCAAGCCCTTCGGCTTCATGCCCTTCTATCCCGGTCCCGGTCTCGGCGGCCACTGCATCCCCATCGATCCCTTCTACCTCTCGTGGAAATCCAAGCAGGCCGGCATTGAAGCCCGCTTCATCGAGCTCGCCGGCCACATCAATGGCGACATGCCCCGCTATGTCGTCTCCCGTCTCCAGGACGTCCTCAACGACCACTGCAAGCCGCTCCGCAACTCCCGCATCCATGTCCTCGGCGTCGCCTACAAGCGCGACATCGACGACGTCCGCGAGTCTCCCGCCCTCGACGTCATCCACCTTCTCTCCGAGCGCGGAGCCGTGGTCTCTTACTCGGATCCCTATGTCCCCGAGCTCCGCCTCGACTCCGTCGCGCTTCAGGCTCAGCCCCTCGATGCCGCCGCGTCCTGCGATTGCGCCGTCATCCTCACCGATCACCGCGCCTTCGATTACGACGCCCTCGTCCGCACGGCGCCGCTCATCTTCGACACCCGCAACGCCCTGCGCGGCCGCGCCGAGCCCCATATCATCCGTCTCTAG
- a CDS encoding polysaccharide deacetylase has product MTNILTVDVEDYFHPTEVQRSVGPSAWDSLPSRVERSTAIVLDLLAEAGVRATFFVLGWVAARRPALVRRIAAAGHEIACHSFAHQLVFALSPRQFLEDTRNAADAIAQAAGSPPRAYRAPSFSVTARSLWALEILLECGFSVDSSIYPVRHDRYGIPGRPCHPHRIITPSGSILEVPPAAVPLARNHVAPAGGGAYLRLLPLAYMASAIRLINQTYCSPACIYVHPWEFDPAQPRLASGALSRLRTYLGLRSMPRKLSRLLRMFPFSSMSAVCPPDGAYPADHSLFASPR; this is encoded by the coding sequence ATGACCAACATCCTCACCGTCGACGTCGAGGATTACTTCCACCCCACGGAAGTCCAGCGCTCGGTCGGCCCATCCGCCTGGGATTCTCTCCCCTCGCGCGTCGAGCGCTCCACCGCCATCGTTCTCGATCTGCTCGCCGAAGCCGGCGTCCGCGCCACCTTTTTCGTCCTCGGCTGGGTTGCCGCCCGCCGCCCCGCCCTCGTCCGCCGCATCGCCGCCGCAGGTCACGAAATCGCCTGCCACAGCTTCGCCCACCAGCTCGTCTTCGCCCTTTCCCCCCGGCAGTTCCTCGAGGACACCCGCAACGCCGCCGACGCCATCGCCCAGGCTGCCGGTTCGCCTCCCCGCGCTTACCGCGCTCCCAGCTTCTCTGTCACAGCCCGGTCTCTCTGGGCCCTCGAAATTCTCCTCGAGTGCGGCTTCTCCGTGGACTCCAGCATCTACCCCGTGCGCCACGACCGCTACGGCATCCCCGGCCGCCCCTGCCACCCCCACCGCATCATCACCCCTTCCGGCTCCATCCTGGAAGTTCCCCCTGCCGCCGTGCCGCTCGCCCGGAACCACGTCGCACCCGCAGGCGGCGGCGCCTACCTGCGCCTCCTTCCCCTCGCCTATATGGCCTCCGCCATCCGCCTCATCAATCAGACGTATTGCTCTCCAGCCTGCATCTACGTCCACCCCTGGGAGTTCGACCCCGCCCAGCCCCGCCTCGCCTCAGGCGCTCTCTCGCGCCTCCGCACCTATCTCGGCCTTCGCTCCATGCCGCGCAAGCTCTCCCGCCTTCTCCGCATGTTCCCCTTCAGCTCCATGTCCGCCGTCTGCCCGCCGGACGGCGCCTATCCCGCCGATCACTCCCTCTTCGCTTCGCCCCGCTGA
- the rnc gene encoding ribonuclease 3 codes for MNAPLEELESLLGYRFRDRDLLLRALTHKSLRAESSEDVQHNELLEFLGDSILGFLASEFVFRLLPGGSEGDLSRLKAHLVSASRLHSVAVALDLGRFLRLGKGEEQSGGRNKKALLADALEALLAAVYLDAGPIVGLDVCRRLLERFLWPVLESSLSAASDIPVDPKNALQELAQSRKLPLPRYSLISQSGPEHAKVFTVEVRLGPGRAAAAQASSKKAASQKAAAILLDQLRTELSQPGGAACIESSAV; via the coding sequence ATGAACGCGCCTCTGGAGGAGCTGGAATCCCTTCTCGGCTACCGCTTCCGCGACCGGGACCTGCTCCTCCGCGCGCTCACCCACAAGTCTCTCCGCGCCGAGTCTTCCGAAGACGTCCAGCACAACGAACTGCTCGAGTTCCTCGGCGATTCCATCCTCGGCTTCCTCGCCTCCGAGTTCGTCTTCCGCCTCCTCCCCGGCGGCAGCGAGGGCGACCTGTCCCGCCTCAAGGCCCACCTCGTCAGCGCTTCCCGGCTCCACAGCGTCGCCGTCGCCCTCGATCTCGGCCGCTTCCTCAGGCTCGGCAAGGGCGAAGAACAGAGCGGCGGCCGCAACAAAAAGGCCCTCCTCGCCGACGCCCTTGAGGCCCTCCTCGCCGCCGTCTATCTCGACGCCGGCCCCATCGTCGGCCTCGACGTCTGCCGCCGTCTCCTCGAGCGCTTCCTCTGGCCCGTCCTCGAGTCCAGCCTCTCCGCCGCCTCCGACATCCCCGTCGATCCCAAGAACGCTCTCCAGGAACTCGCCCAGTCCCGCAAGCTCCCCCTGCCGCGCTATTCCCTCATCTCCCAGTCCGGCCCCGAGCACGCCAAAGTCTTCACCGTGGAAGTCCGGCTCGGCCCCGGCCGCGCCGCCGCCGCCCAGGCCAGCTCCAAAAAAGCCGCCTCCCAGAAGGCCGCCGCCATCCTCCTCGATCAGCTCCGCACCGAACTCAGCCAGCCCGGCGGCGCAGCCTGCATCGAATCCTCCGCCGTCTGA
- a CDS encoding isocitrate lyase-family enzyme, translating to MSDRASLLRAALERRQALVVPGCHDALSARIIESAGFEAVQVSGFGLAGSLLALPDVGLVEMKDILDITGNIVRAVKIPVMADIDTGGGNALNAARITERLIEMGVAGVNIEDQVFPKRCGHMEGKQVISAEEMAGKVRAMADVRARSGRDLVINARTDAYAVLGLDEAIRRANLYLESGADMAFIDGIGTRADIERAVREIRGLLSVNLMDAVTGVKTELIPIPELAAMGVARVSIPVASILVMHRALTDFFCDLRNSPAGILAGETRRLTAFRDFTDFVGLPQYREMENRYLPARSGAH from the coding sequence ATGTCCGATCGAGCTTCCCTTCTCCGCGCGGCTCTGGAGCGCCGCCAGGCCCTCGTCGTCCCGGGCTGCCACGACGCCCTCAGCGCCCGCATCATCGAATCCGCCGGCTTCGAGGCCGTCCAGGTCTCTGGCTTCGGTCTCGCCGGCTCCCTCCTCGCTCTCCCCGACGTCGGACTCGTCGAGATGAAAGACATCCTCGACATCACCGGCAACATCGTCCGCGCCGTCAAGATCCCCGTCATGGCCGACATCGACACCGGCGGCGGCAACGCCCTCAATGCCGCCCGCATCACCGAACGCCTCATCGAAATGGGCGTCGCCGGCGTCAACATCGAAGACCAGGTCTTCCCCAAACGCTGCGGCCACATGGAGGGCAAGCAGGTCATCTCCGCCGAAGAGATGGCCGGCAAGGTCCGCGCCATGGCCGATGTCCGCGCCCGCTCCGGACGCGACCTCGTCATCAACGCCCGCACCGACGCCTACGCCGTCCTCGGACTCGATGAAGCCATCCGCCGCGCCAATCTCTACCTCGAATCCGGCGCCGACATGGCCTTCATCGACGGCATTGGCACGCGCGCCGACATCGAACGCGCCGTCCGCGAAATCCGCGGCCTCCTCTCCGTCAACCTCATGGATGCGGTCACCGGCGTCAAGACCGAGCTCATCCCCATCCCCGAACTCGCCGCCATGGGCGTCGCCCGCGTCTCCATCCCCGTCGCCTCCATCCTCGTCATGCACCGCGCGCTCACCGATTTCTTCTGCGATCTCCGCAATTCCCCCGCCGGCATCCTCGCAGGAGAAACCCGCCGCCTCACCGCGTTCAGAGACTTCACCGATTTCGTCGGCCTCCCCCAATACCGGGAGATGGAAAACAGGTACCTGCCCGCGCGCTCCGGCGCGCACTGA